One part of the Humulus lupulus chromosome 9, drHumLupu1.1, whole genome shotgun sequence genome encodes these proteins:
- the LOC133800477 gene encoding uncharacterized protein LOC133800477 gives MAKQPPYLMEDPKKFYKPNREYTNNNNYYYKAKGMYFFASIFSVFIYISIFYIFNLSPSTLFYNAKFWFLISNTLILIIAADYGAFSSSNDNSRDAYDEYMITRSRSETTRQSTSAPSSFLSEKRQQDQPDDLMQEKKEDREKKNETPERNLQMVVKNDKVLNDTTTAAAEEGEDIQVKTIVVCHEENKSTKKQEARRTHHYRRSKSQKVKRVVMEFDESAYYNDNIMKKKKNSSGHVLRRSGTENMDHGSYVSKDYYYDHVVDDDHDDVSEFYSTMSDEELNRRVEEFIQRFNRQIRLQAQFYNDNN, from the coding sequence ATGGCTAAACAACCACCATATCTAATGGAAGATCCCAAGAAATTCTACAAACCCAATAGAGaatatactaataataataattattattacaaGGCTAAAGGGATGTATTTTTTTGCTTCTATTTTCTCAGTCTTTATTTACATTTCAATATTTTACATTTTCAACCTCTCTCCTTCCACTCTCTTCTACAACGCCAAGTTTTGGTTCCTCATTTCCAACACTCTCATCCTCATCATAGCAGCTGACTACGGCGCTTTCTCTTCATCAAACGACAACTCACGAGACGCGTACGACGAGTACATGATCACGCGCAGTCGTAGCGAAACGACAAGGCAGAGTACGAGTGCTCCGTCGTCGTTTTTGTCAGAGAAACGACAACAAGACCAACCCGATGACCTAATGCAGGAAAAGAAAGAAGATCGAGAGAAGAAGAACGAAACCCCAGAAAGGAACCTTCAAATGGTGGTAAAAAACGACAAGGTTTTGAATGacactactactgctgctgctgaaGAAGGAGAAGATATCCAGGTCAAAACGATTGTCGTTTGTCATGAAGAGAACAAGAGCACTAAAAAGCAAGAAGCTAGAAGAACTCATCATTACAGACGAAGCAAGTCCCAGAAGGTCAAAAGGGTAGTGATGGAATTTGACGAGAGTGCTTATTATAATGATAAtattatgaagaagaagaagaatagtagTGGTCATGTTTTGAGGAGGTCCGGGACTGAAAACATGGACCATGGAAGTTATGTATCGAAAGATTATTATTATGATCATGTTGTTGATGATGATCATGATGATGTTAGTGAGTTTTATTCAACTATGTCAGATGAAGAATTGAATAGAAGAGTAGAGGAGTTCATTCAGAGGTTCAATAGGCAAATTCGGCTTCAAGCGCAgttttataatgataataattag